The Vibrio aerogenes nucleotide sequence CCGGACCCGCTGACATAATGATCCGGGCAATAAATATCGTCTGCCAGTGGATGTGCACCACCAATCGGATGGGACAAAGCCTGCTCAATCGCGGCTTTGAGCGTGCTGGCAACCTCTCGTGCCGGGCTATCGATAAACATGACATCCAGCGTCTGTTCCGGATGCTCTTCCGGTAAATAATCTTCATCCTGATACGGATACAACACCGATAGTAAGAAGCTGTCCAGCGGGTTGTCGAGATAATAGCGTGGATCGTCATCCTGCAGATAAGGCTGCTCAGCAAATCGCTGTGTCAATATCGACTTAAACGCAGCAAATTCATCGGGTTGGGTGCGGAAAATATTCAGTAATGATGTCTGTTGTAACAGCTTATCCTGGCTGGTTTGACGCTGATTGTACTGCTGCAGACTCTCCGGACTGAACATCCGGGCTCTGGCATGCGGGTTATCACAGTAACAAAAAACTTTCAGGGTTTCGCGGGTATATCCCAGATAACTCACCAGTAAAGCAGGTAATTCTTCCCCTCCGGATAAATGTTCACTGTCCCAGTAAGGCACAATAAAACTCCCCAGCAAATAGGCATAACGGGGATAGCACAGGCCAATCATAAACAGCGCCATCCCACCGGCAACCTGCCTTTCCGATAAGCGCATCCGGGTCGGATCATTCATTTGCCGGGAGACCTGACAAATCACCTGCGCAGTTTCGTACAGGGCTTGTTGCAGTCCGGGAAACTGACAGGCCCGGAGAAAGAAAACCGTCTCCGGCGTAAGCCCTGTCTCAGACAATAACGCTTCAGGGCGACAGTCCGGATGATCAGGTGAAGAGAGCCGATAATAGTCAAACACAGCCTGACCTGCCAGACTACGGGACAGTAAACCAATGGTATCATCGGCTTCGGGGAGCACCTCGAACTGAATCTGGCAGTATCCGTGCTTAAACGCAGATTTAAGCTTCAGGTAATGGCGATAGTCAGCCAGGCCGGCTTCAATCGATACCGGCGAGTGGGGATCATAACGAATAGTCAATGATAATGAATCAGTATATTCAGCCATAAACCTGCGGAAAGTCGCTTATTTATAGCTATTTATGATATGGCATAAAGTGATTCAACGCCAAGCCTGACCGCACAATGCTGACGAAAACAGTGACCTGTAAGGAAAAACAGGGCTAAAAGGCAGTTCAAAAGACAAAAAGATGCATGAAGACGTGTGAAAACAAAAACATCAAATACAAATAAAGAAGCGTCACCGCTTCTTTATTGGGAGATTAATTTTTATTGGGAGATTGATTGTTTGATTCAGAGAATCAGTTAATGCGCTGACGCCCCAACAGAGAGTGAGACAACGTTGTACCGTCCACCAGCTCAAGCTCACCACCCACCGGCACACCATGAGCAATCCGGCTTGCAGACACCTGATGTGCCTGACACAGGTCAGCGATATAATGCGCCGTTGCTTCTCCCTCAACCGTCGGATTAGTGGCCAGAATCACCTCCGTGATATCCCCCTGTTGCAGGCGATAATCAAAGATATCCAGACCAATATCTCCGGGGCCAATGCCGTCCAGCGGTGATAAATGTCCCATCAGCACAAAATACCGGCCGGAAAACATACCGGTTGCTTCCACGGCAGAAATATCCGCCGGACTCTCAACCACACACAACTGACCATTTTCACGACGCTTTGGATTTTTACAGATATGACATACATCATCTTCAGTAAACGTCCGGCACTCCTGACAATGACCAATGTCAGTCATTGCCCGGTTCAGCGTATCCGCCAGTTTCAGTCCGCCCTGTCGTTCCCGCTGCAACAAATGAAAAGCCATTCGCTGCGCTGATTTCGGGCCGACGCCGGGCAGACAGCGCAGTGCGTCAATCAGTTGTTCAAGTAAAGGACTGGTTCGCATGAATGATCTGCTGAATTAAAATGGCATTTTCATGCCTGGTGGTAACTGCATACCGCCAGTCAGCGCAGACATTTTTTCCTGCTGGGTTTCTTCCACCCGGCGCGCTGCATCATTGAACGCTGCTGCAATCAGATCTTCCAGCATTTCTTTGTCGTCTTCCATCAGACTGTCATCGATTTCAACACGACGCACGCTGTGGCTGCCGGTGATCGTCACTTTCACCAGACCTGCACCGGCTTCACCTGTGACTTCCATCGTTGCAATTTGTTCCTGAAGCTTTTGCATCTGCTCTTGCATCTGCTGGGCCTGTTTCATCAGGTTGCCCATTCCACCTTTACCACCAAACATGTTTATTTCTCACAATTGATATGTTTCACATACTGTGGGGATGATTCTCTTTCGATTCAACCCCCGGATTTCGATTCTTTGACTCAGAGCGGACGAACTGACGATTTATCAAGCTGAGCCTGAAAACGTTCTTCAATCCAGCGAATATTCGGATCCGCATTTAAGCTCTCGAGCGCCTTGCTCAGTTTTTCCTGATAGCGGGCTTCCCGTCTTTCCAGCGGTGTAATACCTTCATCACCGATGGTGACCACCAGCTTACGGGATGTCCCTGTCAGCTGATTTAACGCTTCATTGAGCGTAGCCTGTGCTTTTTCAGTATTCAAGTGCGCCTGATTTGCCCGTAATGTCAGCTGAACCACCTGATCCTGCTGCTGATAAGAAGAATTCAGTGCCAGCTGCTCCACCATTTTCGGGATTGAAAGCTGACTGATCATCGCCGCCCATTCATCCTGTTCAATCACTTCCTGCACCAGTTTTGCCGCCATCTCCGGTGTTTTTTCATGTGCCAGAGACTTTTTCAGTTCTGCCGGTGTCAGATGTTTTTCATCTGCCGGTTCGGGTGCATTCTGCGGACGCCACTGATAAGGCTCATCCGGTGCTGGTTCTGTGGCAGTTTCAGCTTCGGGCGACATCACCGGCTGATAACCGGCCTGCTTTTGATTCAGTCGATCAATAATCGACTCAGGCGCCGTTTTTTTACCCGGCGCAGATGATGTCGCTTCAGACTTTTTTGGCGTATCTTGCGCTTTTTTACCCGAGAGACGTTGGGAACGCAGCTGATGCCTCAGACCAAGTAACGGGCTTTTTGGCGCTGCCGGTTCCGGTGCTTCTTCAGGTTGTGAAGCGGTTTCAGCATGCTGTTCCGGAGGCGGCATATCCTGTGGTGGCATTTCCTGTGGAATGTCCTGAGATAGCATGTCCTGAGATAGCATGGCCTCAGAGCGGAAATTCGCCTCGGTTGTAGCCTCATCGCCACCAGCTGAATCAGGGGATGGCGGCACAGATTCAAGAGACTCCGGCCAGTTTACCGGTGTGTCCATGGCTTCTGAAGCCGGAGGCTCTGAAACCGGATCAGACGACATTTCAGGCATACCGGTCACAGCATATTCTGCAGGTCCGGATACCGGCTCAGAAGATGAGATTGTATCCGTTCCGGCCAAGGTGTCCGGCGACGTAGTGACCACAGCATCTTCAGTCACAGGTTGTTCTGGTCTGGTCACTGACCGGGTCTCAGGCGACTCATGCGCCGCACTGACCGCGGGAGAATGGGCCGTCTGAACTGCCGGTTGACGCACTTCAGTGCTGATCGAATGAACCGGAGAAACATCTGCCGGGCGAAATGCGATCATCCGCAGTAAAATCATCTCCAGCCCGGTGCGCGGTGTCGGTGACAGCGGTAAATCTTCCCGGCCTTTTAAGGCAATCTGGTAAAACAGCTGTACATCTTCCGGCGTCAGCACCTGTGCCAGCTGGTGTACTTTCTCAGCATCCGGTAGTGTCTGATCCAGAGAAGCAGGCAGCATCTGATACATGGCAATCCGGTGTAACTGCGCAGACAAAGACTGCAGCAACACATCCCATGCCACACCGTTGGCAGCCAGCGAACTGACACACGCCATCATCTGCCCTGCATCTTTATGGCTCAGCGCCTGAATCAGGTGCAGTGCCTGATCGGTATCAATCGTCCCCAGCATGCCCGCCACGATATCCGGGTCAACCTTGCCATTACCCAGTGCTATCGCCTGATCGGTCAGGCTCAGTGCATCCCGCATACTGCCATCAGCCGCGTGTGCCAGCTGTGCAAGCGCCCGCTGCTGATGCGCAATGCCTTCCGCCTGCAAAATGTGCTCAAGCTGCTGCTCAATGTGCTCAATACTGATAGGTTTGAGATGAAACTGCAGGCACCGGGATAAAATCGTCACTGGCAGCTTTTGCGGATCGGTTGTCGCCAACAGGAATTTGACGTACTCCGGCGGCTCTTCAAGTGTCTTCAGCAAAGCATTAAAACTGTGGCGGGACAGCATGTGAACTTCATCAATCAGATACACTTTAAACCGCCCGCGGGCCGGTTTGTACTGAACGTTATCCAGCAATTCCCGGGTATCTTCTACCCGGGTACGTGAGGCTGCATCTATTTCCAGCAGGTCCACAAAACGTCCCTGCGCAATTTCCTGACAGGCAGCACACTGGCCACAGGGCTGAGCGGTAATACCTGTCTCACAATTCAGCCCTTTGGCGAACAACCGGCCAATGGTCGTTTTACCGACCCCGCGGGTCCCGCTGAACAGATAAGCATGGTGCAACCGGTTTTGTGACAACGCATTTTCCAGCGCAGTTAACACATGGGATTGCCCGACAACTTCGGAAAATTGTCCGGGGCGCCATTTCCTTGCTAATGCCAGATAACTCATGAAAGGTTCCGTTTAGTGACCATCAAAATCACAGATACTATAAATTTTCAGGCCTTGTTCTTCCAGTCGCTTCGCACCGCCAATGTCAGGCAGATTAATCACAAACGTCGCATGTTCAACGATACCACCCAGCTGACGAATCAGTTTTGTCGTCGCTTCAATCGTGCCACCAGTTGCAAGCAAATCATCCACAACCAGCACTTTGTCACCCGCGACGATCGCATCTGAATGGATTTCCAGTGTATCCACGCCATATTCCAGTTCATAAGACTCGGCAATGGTCGGGCGGGGTAATTTGCCTGGCTTACGAACAGGAACAAAGCCGATTCCCAGTTCTATCGCTAACGGAGCACCAAACAGAAAACCACGGGCTTCAGTGCCGACCACTTTGGTAAATCCCATGTTTTTGTAATGTTCAAACATCAGCTGAATCGTTGCGTGATAAGCCTTGGCATTTTCCAGCAGGCTGGTTACATCACGGAACAAAATACCTGGTTTTGGATAGTCGGGAATACTTTTAATACTGGATTTAATCAGTGAAATTGTTTCAGTTGTCATCGTCAATAACTTAATGTTTTGGTTTGAATCAGGCCGTTGCCAGCTTACAGACAAAGCATCATTCAAATGTTGTATGTGCAACTCATTTACAA carries:
- the dnaX gene encoding DNA polymerase III subunit gamma/tau, with the translated sequence MSYLALARKWRPGQFSEVVGQSHVLTALENALSQNRLHHAYLFSGTRGVGKTTIGRLFAKGLNCETGITAQPCGQCAACQEIAQGRFVDLLEIDAASRTRVEDTRELLDNVQYKPARGRFKVYLIDEVHMLSRHSFNALLKTLEEPPEYVKFLLATTDPQKLPVTILSRCLQFHLKPISIEHIEQQLEHILQAEGIAHQQRALAQLAHAADGSMRDALSLTDQAIALGNGKVDPDIVAGMLGTIDTDQALHLIQALSHKDAGQMMACVSSLAANGVAWDVLLQSLSAQLHRIAMYQMLPASLDQTLPDAEKVHQLAQVLTPEDVQLFYQIALKGREDLPLSPTPRTGLEMILLRMIAFRPADVSPVHSISTEVRQPAVQTAHSPAVSAAHESPETRSVTRPEQPVTEDAVVTTSPDTLAGTDTISSSEPVSGPAEYAVTGMPEMSSDPVSEPPASEAMDTPVNWPESLESVPPSPDSAGGDEATTEANFRSEAMLSQDMLSQDIPQEMPPQDMPPPEQHAETASQPEEAPEPAAPKSPLLGLRHQLRSQRLSGKKAQDTPKKSEATSSAPGKKTAPESIIDRLNQKQAGYQPVMSPEAETATEPAPDEPYQWRPQNAPEPADEKHLTPAELKKSLAHEKTPEMAAKLVQEVIEQDEWAAMISQLSIPKMVEQLALNSSYQQQDQVVQLTLRANQAHLNTEKAQATLNEALNQLTGTSRKLVVTIGDEGITPLERREARYQEKLSKALESLNADPNIRWIEERFQAQLDKSSVRPL
- a CDS encoding YbaB/EbfC family nucleoid-associated protein; translation: MFGGKGGMGNLMKQAQQMQEQMQKLQEQIATMEVTGEAGAGLVKVTITGSHSVRRVEIDDSLMEDDKEMLEDLIAAAFNDAARRVEETQQEKMSALTGGMQLPPGMKMPF
- the recR gene encoding recombination mediator RecR, which codes for MRTSPLLEQLIDALRCLPGVGPKSAQRMAFHLLQRERQGGLKLADTLNRAMTDIGHCQECRTFTEDDVCHICKNPKRRENGQLCVVESPADISAVEATGMFSGRYFVLMGHLSPLDGIGPGDIGLDIFDYRLQQGDITEVILATNPTVEGEATAHYIADLCQAHQVSASRIAHGVPVGGELELVDGTTLSHSLLGRQRIN
- the apt gene encoding adenine phosphoribosyltransferase — translated: MTTETISLIKSSIKSIPDYPKPGILFRDVTSLLENAKAYHATIQLMFEHYKNMGFTKVVGTEARGFLFGAPLAIELGIGFVPVRKPGKLPRPTIAESYELEYGVDTLEIHSDAIVAGDKVLVVDDLLATGGTIEATTKLIRQLGGIVEHATFVINLPDIGGAKRLEEQGLKIYSICDFDGH